The Candidatus Planktophila sp. genome contains the following window.
ATACTGCCGAGTTCATCCAACTTTGCAAAAGAGACACCTGCAAAAGTCGGTGTTGTCGCTGCAATTTCATCCATAATTTCGGCGCCGTTTTCATAGGACATTGGATAGCCCATAGCAGTTGCCAAATCACAGGTGACTTCAAATTCGCTCTTACCTGTCTTTGATTTCATGACGGGACGAACTCGATTGATGCGCCGTTCTGCATTTGTGAATGTGCCATCTTTTTCTAAAAATGAAGTACCTGGCAAGAATACGTGAGCAAATTTCGAAGTTTCATTCAGAAATAAATCTTGAACAATTACCATCTCCATCGCGCGTAGTGCTGCATGCACATGTGATGTGTTCGGATCAGATTGTGCAATATCTTCACCCTGTACATAGAGTCCACGGTACTCACCAGCGATAGCGGCATCAAACATATTTGGAATGCGCATACCTGGCTCAGATTGAAGTTCGATTCCCCATGCGTCATTAAAAATCTTGCGTGTATCGGGATTTGAAATATGACGATAACCCGAGAGCTCATGTGGGAAAGAGCCCATATCGCACGAACCCTGTACGTTGTTTTGCCCACGAAGCGGATTAACCCCAACACCTTTTCGCCCGATATTTCCAGTTGCCATTGCAAGATTTGCAATACCCATCACCATTGTCGAGCCCTGGCTGTGCTCGGTCACGCCCAAGCCATAATATATGGAACCGTTTTTCGCACTAGCGAAGAGGTGCGCCGCAGCCCGTATCTGAGCTGCAGGTACACGAGAAGACTCCTCTAAAGCCTCAGGAGAATTTTCGGGCAGAGAGATAAAATCCTCCCATTCCTTAAATGACTGTGCATCACACCGCGCATCAACGAATTCACGAGAAATCAATCCATCGGTTGCAACCACATGAGCTAAGGCGTTAATAACTGCAACATTTGTACCTGGCATTAATTGCAAGTGATGGGCGGCAACAACACCAGGAGTACGCACCAGTGGAATCACGCGGGGATCAATGACGATTAATTGGGCACCTTTACGAATGGCTTGTTTCATACGCGAGGCAAAAACAGGGTGAGCCGAGGTTGGGTTAGCCCCAATGAGCATAATGACATCACTATGTTCTACCGACTCGAAATCCTGGGTTCCGGCCGAAGTTCCAAAAGTCTGTCCTAAGCCATATCCAGTTGGCGAATGGCATACACGTGCACATGTATCTACATTGTTATTGCCAAATGCTGCTCGAACCATCTTTTGGACGACAAATACTTCTTCATTTGTACAACGTGAAGATGTAATTCCACCAATTGCATTCACTCCACTTTCACTTTGTATTCGTTTCAAACCATCGGCGGCAAAAAAGATCGCCTCTGCCCAGGAAACTTCCTTCCAGGGATCTGTAATCGCGTTTCGAATCATGGGCTTTGTAATTCGATCTGAGTGTGTGGCATAACCATAAGCAAAACGGCCCTTAACGCATGAGTGTCCCTCATTTGCACCGCCTGCTTTTAGAGGAACCATGCGTACAACTTCTTCTCCACGCATTTCAGCTTTAAAACTGCACCCAACGCCACAGTAAGCACATGTTGTAATGACCGATGAAGTTGGTGAACCGATAGTTAATAAAGTCTTTTCAGTTAAAGCTCCGGTAGGACAAGCCTGCACACAAGCACCACATGAGACACATTCACTTTCAATAAAGGATGTGCCCGATGATGAAACCCTTGCTTCAAATCCACGGTTTTCAATCGTTAATGCAAATGTCCCCTGGACTTCATCGCACGCTCGTACACAGCGATTACAGACGATGCACTCTGTGGAATCAAAAGTAAAGTATGGATTACTCTCATCTTTTTTCAATCCTAAATGTGTATCAATGCTGGCGTATCGACTTGATGTAACACCGACTTTCCTAGCCACTCCGTGAACTTCACACTCATCTCCAGTGGCACAATGTTCGGGATGATCCGAAAGGTACAACTCCATTACACCTTTACGAATTCGATCAAGCCTTTCTGATTGAGTTGAAACTTTCATTCCCTGGGCAACAGGAGTTGTACACGATGATGGCGTGCCGTTGCGACCATCAACTTCAATGACACATAGTCGACAAGAACCAAATGCCTTTAAGCGATCAGTAGAACAGAGTTTTGGAATATCGATTCCAGCCTCCAACGCAGCACGCATAATCGAGGTTTCGGCGGGGACCGTGATTGATCTGCCATCAATCTCAAGGTTGACTTCATCAGTACTTTGACTGGCAGGTGTGCCAAAATCAGATTCAAAAACCATTGTCATCTGCGTACTCCATTGAAGTCTGACGGGAAGTTAATCATTGCACTTTTGACCGGCAAAGGAGTCAAACCGCCCATGGCGCAGAGAGATCCATCGGTCATCACTTCGCAAAGATCAAGAAGTAGTTTCTTATTCTCATCTACCCTAACGCCCTTAATGATCAAGTCAATTGTTTCAGACCCCCGAGTAGAGCCAATTCGACAGGGTGTGCATTTTCCGCACGATTCGAGGGCACAAAACTCCATCGCAAACTTAGCCTGCACGGCTAAATCAATCGTGTCATCAAAGACCACAATGCCACCATGGCCCAACATTCCACCGGCAGCGATAAGTGACTCATAATCCATTGAAGTTTCAAACTGTGCCGTTGAGAAATATGCCCCTAGCGGACCGCCGATTTGTACTGCGCGAACTGGTCGACCAGTAAG
Protein-coding sequences here:
- the fdhF gene encoding formate dehydrogenase subunit alpha, with the protein product MTMVFESDFGTPASQSTDEVNLEIDGRSITVPAETSIMRAALEAGIDIPKLCSTDRLKAFGSCRLCVIEVDGRNGTPSSCTTPVAQGMKVSTQSERLDRIRKGVMELYLSDHPEHCATGDECEVHGVARKVGVTSSRYASIDTHLGLKKDESNPYFTFDSTECIVCNRCVRACDEVQGTFALTIENRGFEARVSSSGTSFIESECVSCGACVQACPTGALTEKTLLTIGSPTSSVITTCAYCGVGCSFKAEMRGEEVVRMVPLKAGGANEGHSCVKGRFAYGYATHSDRITKPMIRNAITDPWKEVSWAEAIFFAADGLKRIQSESGVNAIGGITSSRCTNEEVFVVQKMVRAAFGNNNVDTCARVCHSPTGYGLGQTFGTSAGTQDFESVEHSDVIMLIGANPTSAHPVFASRMKQAIRKGAQLIVIDPRVIPLVRTPGVVAAHHLQLMPGTNVAVINALAHVVATDGLISREFVDARCDAQSFKEWEDFISLPENSPEALEESSRVPAAQIRAAAHLFASAKNGSIYYGLGVTEHSQGSTMVMGIANLAMATGNIGRKGVGVNPLRGQNNVQGSCDMGSFPHELSGYRHISNPDTRKIFNDAWGIELQSEPGMRIPNMFDAAIAGEYRGLYVQGEDIAQSDPNTSHVHAALRAMEMVIVQDLFLNETSKFAHVFLPGTSFLEKDGTFTNAERRINRVRPVMKSKTGKSEFEVTCDLATAMGYPMSYENGAEIMDEIAATTPTFAGVSFAKLDELGSIQWPCNEANPEGTPMMHVERFVRGEGRFMKTPYVPTDEKATRKYPLLLTTGRVLSQYNVGAQTRRTSNNIWHSEDILDVHESDAELRGIADGSWVKLSSRVGETILKARITDEVPAGVVYTTFHFPESGANVITTDFSDWATNCPEYKVTAVEIAPSIKGPGAMVETHIGGDPQLDSIVRMANQIAANFLATDAPEIKVAHHIEQFWTPVMIERLRNDVDHSLLSPAVVRAIKITSMAN